One Halostella salina genomic region harbors:
- a CDS encoding PIN domain-containing protein codes for MILDTSFLIDLFDGEPGAFEKGNELVDGGTVQRIPSPVVSELSYGVAFGTDDERRQVRNALRMYPVVEQDASLARRAGELLAQADMEADGESGIDKVDPMVAAVADAYGEPVLTANVEDFRSLGVDVEPY; via the coding sequence GTGATCCTCGATACGTCGTTTCTCATCGACCTCTTCGACGGGGAGCCGGGGGCGTTCGAGAAGGGGAACGAACTCGTGGACGGGGGAACTGTACAGCGGATCCCGTCGCCCGTCGTTTCGGAGCTTTCGTACGGCGTGGCGTTCGGAACCGACGACGAGCGCCGTCAGGTCAGAAACGCGCTCCGAATGTATCCGGTCGTCGAGCAGGACGCATCGCTGGCACGCAGAGCGGGCGAGTTGCTTGCACAGGCGGATATGGAGGCCGACGGCGAAAGCGGGATCGACAAGGTAGATCCGATGGTCGCCGCCGTCGCGGACGCGTACGGGGAACCGGTCCTCACCGCGAACGTCGAAGACTTCCGGTCACTCGGCGTGGATGTCGAACCGTACTGA
- a CDS encoding GNAT family N-acetyltransferase: MYVRDAKNREEVWLLDHLEAMGLDETAFRSRDYVIALDEESGTKAGFGRIRIHKTEGDDDVCELTSIGVLDGWRDQGVGAHVVERLVEHARDEGFSFVYALVDEPSYLAQFGFERIGEGELPDALHARMEGKREGRPDTVPMLLSVSEFVMPDRLRQRFKGAAPDEDEDPEESAEDFGIDPDSASYKYDTGE; this comes from the coding sequence ATGTACGTCCGGGATGCGAAAAACAGGGAGGAGGTGTGGTTGCTCGACCACCTGGAGGCGATGGGGCTGGACGAGACGGCGTTCCGGTCCCGCGACTACGTGATCGCCCTGGACGAGGAGAGCGGCACGAAGGCCGGCTTCGGCCGGATCCGGATCCACAAGACCGAGGGGGACGACGACGTCTGCGAACTCACCAGCATCGGCGTGCTGGACGGCTGGCGGGACCAGGGCGTCGGGGCCCACGTCGTCGAGCGCCTCGTCGAACACGCCCGCGACGAGGGGTTCTCGTTCGTGTACGCGCTGGTCGACGAGCCGTCCTACCTCGCGCAGTTCGGCTTCGAGCGCATCGGGGAGGGGGAGCTACCGGACGCGCTCCACGCACGCATGGAGGGGAAGCGCGAGGGACGACCGGATACGGTCCCCATGCTGCTGTCCGTCTCGGAGTTCGTGATGCCCGACCGCCTCCGCCAGCGGTTCAAGGGCGCGGCCCCCGACGAGGACGAGGACCCAGAGGAGTCGGCGGAGGACTTCGGCATCGACCCGGACAGCGCGTCGTACAAGTACGACACCGGAGAATGA